The Dryobates pubescens isolate bDryPub1 chromosome 6, bDryPub1.pri, whole genome shotgun sequence genomic interval TGACTCCTCATTTTTAAGAGTCTAAGTAGGAAGTCACAAATGTGGGAGACAACTGCTCCATTCAGCAGTAGCTGCAAAGTCAAATAACTTTTCTGTCCTGTTCACTGAAAATACTGCTTTCGGAGTACTGTTTCCTTAGTGTAGTGTAAAAAAAAACATGCCAATGATTAAAGAACTTGGATTCATATATTCCAAATAAGTTtgtataaaaataaaagcttgcACAGTCCTTGGATTGTCCACAGCCACTCCCTTACTGTAAAGTAAGGGAATACACCAGCACAAGAGCTAAGGAAGCCCCCACAAGCATCCTGCTTGAACTGAAAAAAATTGCTACCTTTGTACAAGACTCTCCAAGGAGCCTAAAGAAAACCAATTTAGCTTCTGGATGggcaaggagaaacttctgctcTGATACAGAATATCCATCCATTACTCTTTTAGAAAACAAGTTCTGTCTCCAGTGCAGTATAAACCCTTAAACTACAAGATTAAATGTATCTTACTAGCTACAAGTATACTATTGTGCACAACTACATTTACATAGACACTAACACTCAGTACAGGACACCAGAATAGCAACTGGAAAGACAACATTTTGCAAAATTCCACTAGCAACCTAGCCTGTTCCAAGTTCAGAGTTGCCAGGTATTGATCAGAATTACCTAAACACCCCAAATGAAATACAAATATCATGAGCACAGGTAAGTACCATGAAAGAGAATAATCTGGAGTACTATGCTCAGCTGTGGGCCCTCCAGTGCAAGACAGACATGAACCTCctcaagcaggtccagaggaggaccacaaagatgattaaggggcTGAAACACCCCTCCCATGACAAAAATTTGAACGAGTTGGGGTTActtagtctgaagaagactgtatagtggccttccagtagctaaAGGGGGCCTAcgggaaagatggggagggactttttatcaGGGAGTCTAGTGATAGGGATAGAGGTAATGGCTTGAATCttaaagagggtagatttagactaggtatAAGGAAGCAATTCTCTGCTGTCAAGGTGGAAGCACTGGAAAAAGTTGCCCAAAGAATGTAGATgctctgtccctggaaacattaacggccaggctggatgaggctttgagcaacctgatctgctgGAAAGTGTCTATTATTTATCTGCAGGAAACAGCTGGCAACCTACTGAGAAATTAAGCATCAtctagaaaaagagaaaacatctcAGATGCTGTTCAGACAGTCCTATGACTTGGCAGGAATCACTTCCAAGGAATTTCAGTCCAAGGGGCCGCTGGCAAGGGAAGACAGCTCTTCATCTCAAACTGTACAGCTATGATGAGAAGCATCCCACCTGGTTTTTAGGTGGTATTGAATCGAGCCCATTCTGCACTGGAAAGCTGGAATAGCAAATAAAAGCAGCAACACAGTGTGAATACCACCAATACCACTGACAGGAAAAAACGAAATTCAATTACCTACAATGTACTGAAATCACTGATGTATAAAAATCACAGGGTTACAGGTTCCTACTCTCCAAAACAGCAGCAACACGAAAACTAACTACAGTTGTGCAGTCAAAAATTACTGGGACAAAGCAAGCAACAAACCAACACAGAATTTCAGTGAGCTATCCTAACACACCAGGGAACAGAAAGGAAACGGGGCAGGAAAAGTGAAATAGTACTGATATTGCCCATTTCAGACAGAGCCCCTGAAGCAGAACAGGTGTTGGATGTGGCACAAGGAGATGTGGCTGAGCAGGGAACCTCCTTACCAGTGGCAGTCACCAGCAAACAGTAACAAGCTGCAGCACCATGATCATCTCAGAGGATGCCAGTCCAGCACTCCCTTGAAATAGAGAAGCCAATAATGTCTTTGGTGCTAGTAAGGCTCTAGGATAATAGGTACAGACAGCCAACATGCATAAAAAAAGCTAGATAGTAGGTTAGTTTtgaagctgggagaggtggAGATGAGAGGAAAgttaaaaaaagtaataaataaaaaccaGCTTTCATTTGGCAAAAGTACTTGTTTCCCTGTACATGGTGGGCAGACCAGTGAACTCCTGTATAAAACTGTCACATGGAAGATCCTTGGAGGACAGAAAGATGCATTTATGATGGTAAAACTAAGTCTCACATTAGACACAtaagaggaaagcaaagaaaggttaagaaagggaaaaaaaaacccaaaaacaatcaacaaaaccaaaccatagCTAGCAAAGATTTCTGAAACAGTGTTTGAATTTTCACAGGCAAATTTCTGGATAGTCAGTCCCTAAGTTTTAAGCTAAGGCTGTAGTTTGGCAAACATTTTAAACTGGCATAAATTTGCATTGCTGCTGAAAGAAAGTCTCACTATCTGCCAgtccccagtgccagcacaaacATCCGAACACTGAACCAGGAGCACTTCTTTTGCCAGTTCATTTTTCAGATGGATCAGTTCCCCAAACCAGTTCACAGCATGGCCACAAAAATACTTGTGCTGGCAAAGAAGAGTGACTACTCTAGTTGCACTAGCCAAAAGTGTTCACTGAATTACAGCCAAAGAAACATGGTATAGAGAAGTTCCTAGCAGTCACAGGCAGGGCTCCCCACCTTCAAAGTTACAATGCCACAAAGCTGCCCCTCAGAAACTGGTATATCTTTGTCATTTTCTCTGGTAGGAGAACTTGCAAAATCTCCACATTTTCATTTCCACTGGCCATAAACAAGTGTCTTTTCTGGATGCTGTGCTCCTTGATCAAAAGATCATCTGCATTAGAGACATCAGCCATACAATCCTTTACTGACCATACTCACCTTTAATTGTCTAGAAGGTGACACCATCACCAATAGAAACATTGCTGTCAGAAAAACAATCAATAAGGGTGAACTTCAGTTATATTTTATATCAAGGTCAAGCAACTTAAGTGATTATTGGGAAACTGAGAGAGACCTAGCCATAATTTGCCACTGCCCAGTGACAAATTCTAACCCATACAGTCATCCAGCAGGAACCAATTAGATCAGTAAGCTTTCTAAGAAGTAACAAATACAAAGTATGACAGTGAAATAAATCCCCAGAACAACATAGAAGCAGCTCTGTAACAGATAATGACATAAGCAAATTTAGGGAAACTCCATATGACAGACAATCCTTAGCCCAGATCCTCAGCCACAGCTCTTGGGTTCTCTGATCAGAGCTGGATtcacctgagctgcagcagaaccCCATACTAATTTCTGTACTTGCTTTCCTTCTACTGACATTTTGTCACCACCACTAGTTTCCAGTACCTGCTAAGTTGCTGAGTCCTTATTGTCTACCTCTTATTTCCATCTGTCTTATTGCCACACAATGCTCATGATTATGTTTTGCAAAATAGGATACAGCAGAAAGAACATCCAAAAATCTTATTCAGGTCTCCTGTATGCTATTTTAAGCAGCACCTGCAAAACTCAGACTTAACCTATCCTCCTCCTATGTTGCCTCTGCCTCCTATCAGTGCTACAGGGCTGCTGATAGCTTCAGCTCTATCAGCTGATTACTGCTCCTTAGCTACATTTCTCTATCCTTGGTAACATTAAGCTAGTATGTTTATAGAAAAGCTGCAAAATAAATACTTGGCCAGAGCAAAGAGCTGCTTCTTTCCACTTTACACAATAGCTAACAGCAGGGTATGAGAAACCCATGCATTCTTAGAGGAGTATTTTCTAAAGGAACACCATTATCTTAGAAAGAAGCTAACTTAATAGAGCACAAATAGACTAGCCCAAATTCAGAGCCCTCTAGGTCTTCAAATTACTTCGGGATGCTCGAGTGCACAGCATCATATTGAAAACTGAGGAGCATCCAGGGAATTATAAGCAGCAGTTAAAGGATTTACAATGAGGTCAGTTTATTTTGAGATTTGAGACAGGGAGAATAAAAGATGAGCAATTATGCAATTCAACAATgtcaagaaaaagcagaaaagtaggCTTGCACAATGCATAGCTAATAAAGCAATTTTTAAAGCCACTGGtggctgagaagcagcaggtgCCACTGGCCCACTGGTGGACACAGGATAAAGTTAAAATGCAGCAATCTGACAGGTTACACGGAGTAGGAACGATTGAAAAACTGAAAGGATGTAACAGAGAGCACCAAACTGCCTGTTCAATCTCCTACCAGTAAAGGGCATGGGGTAGGGTTAGGAGGTCGCTGGTGTAGTGTGTGATGGGAGTAGACACAGGAACAGCTGATAGATCAGAAGTATCTTTATAGGGTGATTATTAGAAACCAAATTCATGACTGGGATGTCCCAAAACTATTGCAATACCAGCAAAGGATGCAAACTTCACATTTAGTTTCAGATTATTAGCAAAGTCCACAATAGGAGAAAGGTAaacctaggggaaaaaaaacccagccaaacaaaaaccacccaccAAACCATAAAACTGTTTCCACCCTTAGACCCCTTCTCAGTCTCTGTGGGAAGAAGCAAAACCTTCCCACTTGAGTGAGATTCAGGAGGATTTCATTCCCTGACTTTGATGAGCAGGTTTAAACCTCCAGTGGATTATCTAAACTAGGACAAGCAagaagtagaatagaaataCATGCATGTACAAATGTAGTAGCTGgtaagaaagaggagaagaattAATATTTTGCAAagagatggaaggaaaaaatcTCTAGAAAATAACCGGAAATAGGAAAGACACTACAGCTCATGTATGCAAGTACGTGTCACCATCTGatagagaaaagaaggaagcagTCTAGAAAGAAAAAGACTAAGAGAACAAAAGCAAGGAATGCAGTAAGTCAGGACTTCTGAGTAAACAGCGACTGTCTTATACCTGCTGCTGTACTGTCCACAAAAACAGGCTATATGCCTCAAAATAAGTCATCTAGTTTACATCTACAGCTATATAGCTACTCTTCAGGCTGGAGAGTAATCTGATGATGGTCAGGTCTAAGCAGAATCACATCAGTTTAAACAGGAAGATTCCAGGCAGTGAGCACAGTTCATCTAGAGAAAACCTCAACAACGTTTCACACTTTTTACCTTATTTCATGTCCTTTACCTTCAGAGGCCAGCCCCAATAAATGCTAATCGTTCTAAAATAGTTTCTATTAAAACAGTGTAGCTTTTTCCCCTGGTACATAGTTTTATAAGCTATTATCTGCAAGAcccatttctttccccttttcatgTACTACTTCTAGACACTGCAAAAGCAATGGCAATGGCAAGTTCAATGCCAACAACACCAACAGCCATACAACTAAATTGGAAGTGTAATCCAGTTGCCATTTCTCCCATTTTATCTATCACTATTTTTTCTCACCAACATAACTAAATAGCCTTGATCAAAAGCATTAAGTTTTCATCAACAATCTATTCAATTCTATAAATTCTATAAAATCTGCTACAGCACAGAGAATAACTCCTAAGAATTTACAGGTATCTAGAGTtaacaaaacattttttaaagacTCAGCAATAGAAAGAGGGTAGGAATTTCAGCACACTGTGGAGCAGAATTATTTATTGTTCATTCCCTCTAATAGGATATGCTTGTTTACAGAGCTTGAACTAGATCTGGTAAAGGTTAAAAATGCAATAAAAGCTCCTGTGACATAATGTCAAGCCTTATACAATGTTCAAAAGATAAAGCCAGTTTTCTAAGACGACACTGTAatgaaaccaacaacaaaaattaagTAACTGGCTGCCAGTGGTTTGgattttctgcttgtttttaatttaaaggtctaataaaataaaaataaataagcttAGTCTTAAAAataccccaacaaaacaaaaaccatcaAACACACCTTTGAATTGTTAATACAAAAATCACCCTTTCCTCAAAGCTAAAACACTACACAACTGATTTCTCAATAAATGACTTTTTGAGGAAACACAGACTCCTAGACTTCACCACTCCAGATGTCCACAGCACAACTGACAACTCCAACATTTATGAACACAGCCCAATTCTAGTAGCTCCCCTATTACAGAAGGCGCTGTACCAATCTGAAATTATTTAATACTGTGTCAATCCTTCACCTTGTGTGGCTAGCATTGGTAGTGTTTTAAGAGCACAGAGAGATCCCCAAGGGCTGGAATAACATTGCTGGTTCAGATGGTGCAGAATTACAGATCTCACCATGACACTGCAAACTGGTTTATTTAGCACCTTCAGTAAAATAGCACACTAAGTTCTCCACACACCAACTATGCAAACCACAGCGTTGCAACATACGTATGCAGGAATACAGTAAAATAACTCTCTAAGAGATTGTTTTGTCGGTATGCTACACTTCCATGCATTTCGGTCATGCTACTTGAAATCAGTAAGAATAATAAAAACTtcaaaaagaccttcaaaaccccaaaacacaacaaaaaaaccccttcacTGTGAATGCAAGTCCAAAGCATTCATCAAGCTTCGAAGGCAGAGTGTATTTAACTAAATGGATTAAGCAGCTGTCATCACACAAAGTGCACTACCAGAAAAGCTCCAGAGTAACCTGTTGCAGCTATGGCAGAATCTCCACTACACACCCATCCATATATATTGCTAAGAATAAAATGTGTAACAGGACTCTAGCAGCAACACAATCAAACCTCTAGTCAGAAAAAAACAGAggcaaaaaagagaagaagagattaCTTCAGATAACCAAGAGGTatctttgggtttattttacaTCTTCCTTTTCCCCGCTCCACACAGCCATGAGCCCTGAGGGACCGTACAGCAGTTTCCGCTGCTGGAACCCCAAGCCACAACCCTTCAGCTCAACTTATTGTGGCTTTATTGGCAGGGGAAATGTGCAGTTCTCCACATACACCAAAAAGAGGAAGATGAAAGTGAGATCTCTTCCATCCCTGCTGAATTTATGAACAAACATTCCcgaacccaaacaaaccaggtTTCAACAAATCAATCTTTTCCATTGACTTGTCCATCTCTTCTCACCAACTGCTTCTGCTTATTCAACTTGGGTGAATCTGTGAGAGCAACCCccagttttccttctttttttttgatgaCACTTTAGGGAActgagcctccctgcagcactacAAGCACTGACTTTCATGGGGAAGTAAGCAAGGGAAGGTGAGATGCATTTCTTTAGCACCAAGGAGAAAAGCACTGCACCTTTACTGATCTGTGCTCTTCAAAACTCTACTTACATGTATCCAGTGGGTTACTGCCCTAGAAAAGCTCAAGAAAAATGTAttcccttggaaaaaaaaaatcaagtaagaGAGGCAGGAGATCTGCATGGATAAGCAGGGAACTCTTGGGaaaattaagaaataaaataaaaaggaggcTTAGAATAAGTGGAAAAAAGGTCTGGTCAATTGGGAAGATTATAGAAATACTGCCAGAGAATGTAGAGATGTgacaaggaaggccaaggctCTCTTGGAACTAAGTCTTACCAGGgaggtgaaagaaaacaagaagagcTCTTTCAAACACATGAATGAcaaaaggaggagcagagaaaagGTGGGTCCACTACTGAATGATATGGGAGATGCAGTAACAGAGCATGCAGAGATGGTACAGCTgttgaatgccttctttgcctcagtctttagtcCTAAGACCAGACCTCAGAAACCTTAGTCTCTGGAaacaagggagcagaactggagggagGAGGACACTCCACGGGGTTAGAGATCACTTGTTCCATCTGAAAacacacaaatccatgggccccAATGGGATGCATCCACaagtgctgggagagctggctgatacTGTCATTGAGCCTacctccatcatttttgaaaagtcctggagaacaggagaggtgcctgatgactggaagaaagccaatgtcactccagtcttcaataaaggcaagaaggaagacccaggcaactacagaccagtgagcctcatctccatccctggaaagatgatggagcagatcattctggaggtcatctctaactACATGGAAGACATGAGGGTgatcaggagtagccaacatggatttaacAAGGGGAAATCTTACTTGACTagtctgatagccttctatgaaaccatgaccaaatgggtagacaaaggaagagcagcagatgtCATATACCTGGActttagcaaggcttttgatgctgtctcccataacatcctcatagaaaagctcaggaaaggTGGCATAAACCATTGGTCTatgaggtggattgaaaactggcttaacaacagagttcagagggttgtgattggtggcacagagtcaacttggaggcctgtggccagtggcattccccagggatcagtactgggtccagttttgttcaccatcttcatcaatgacctggctgaggggactgagattaccctcagcaagttcactcatgatacaaaactgggggagggtggctgacaccctgtcaggctgtgctgccatccaacaagacctggacaagctggagagctgggtgaagacaaacctcatgaagttcaataacgacaaatgcagggtcctgcatctggggaggaataaaaacaggcagcagtacaggttagaggctgccctgctggaaagcagctccatggagaaagaccttggagtgctggtggacagcaagttctctaTGGGGCAGCACtatgtccttgtggccaagaaggccaaaggtatCCTGGGGCACATCAAGAAAagggtgtccagcaggtctagggaggttcttctccccccctgctctgctctggtgagaccacatctgcaatagtgcatccagttttgggctccccagttcaagagagacagggatctgttggagagagtccaacagagagacatgaggatgattaggagacttgagcatctccaatatgaagacagactgagagacctggggatgtttagtctggagaagagaagactaagaagagatctcatcaatgtctataaatatctgaggggtgggtgtctcaagaggagggggccaatctctctgtgaagtaataagacaaggaacaatgaatACAAACTtcaacagagaaggtttcacctcaacatgaggagaaacttcattacagtgagggtgagggagaactggaacaggcttcccagagaggttgtagagtcttctctggagacttccaaaacctgcctggatgcattgcagtgtggactaccctaggtgaccctgtctttggcagggggattggactcaatgatctctggaggtcccttccagcctctaacattctgtgattcagcagtAACTGAAAACCAAGTGGAAATAAACTTCATTGCTTTGCTGTTGCTCCACAAAGGCTTGCAGCATgaagatatttttctctttcacaaTTACTGAAAGTATCAGTTACTACTTATAAATATAAGACACAGTAGTCCAGAAATCACGTGCATGATTCAGGACTGCAATTCCAAAAGTCCTTTGCTAAAGTCCTGGCACTATACTTTACAGAAGCATACAATCTCACATAAAACCAGAAGCAGTATATCTCTTTACTGCACAAAACTGAAACCCAGCAAAGACATTGACCTTTTTAAAGTGCACATTTGAAGCACTGGGGCCTTTAAGAGATTTGGGACTGTCTGAAAGATAAATTGGCTTAGAAAAGTCCAGGTTAACAGGAATCTAGGAGGAAAGTAGACCATGTTCCAGTTAAAAAGTTCTAGCACAGTACTGGTTCAACTAAGGTATGCAAAgacagcataaaaaaaaaaaaaaaatcaaaaactCCCACCTACTTTTCTTTATCCTGGGAGCTTCTCATTGCCCAAAATAATCCAAGGCTGTTTCATGCCTTCCAGTTTTCACCTCCTCCCTCGCACAGCTTCCTATCAGCTGAgattctccagctgcagcaacaACAGTCTGTGACAGTGAAACCGTCACATCAGGACAGTCCCTACCAATTCATTAGCTTCCTTATGTTTTAGTAGAAGTAGTAAAACGTGAAGGGGcttcccttcttttttaaactgaaaagatATCGATGAATATTCATTACTAGTCCTCTACCAAGGATGCGAATTTTATTTAGAGAGCTGTAAAGGAATTGCAAATTGAGCTAATACAATGGGAGATTCTGACTCAGTACTCTGGTCTCAAAATACTGCTAATGAGTAAGGCTTTTGCATTAGAGGGATTTGAtatagtaattaaaaaaaacccaaaacacatctCCCCAACGCCACCCTGCTCTTCACGGCTGTGACTGGTGCCCACTGCAGCATCAATTGCCAGAGGGTCACACAATGCCACCGGGGCACTCGCTCACCGATTCGGGTCTTCCATCTGTATTTGCAAGATCAACATTTGTCAGGCCGCATTCTGAGCCAGAAATCACCCACTCATGAGAGCCTGCAAACGTTGCACACAGGTTTTTCATACTGCTCAGCAAGCGCCGTTACGGATGAGGTGCGCGCTGCTACAGCCAGCGTCCGGCACACGCAACCCTCCCGTTCTCAGACATTTCGGTAGACCACGGGGAGAAGCTGTATCTCAGTGTTTTAGCCTAGCGGATAAGCTTCCTGGTCAAGTTTTTAACAAAAAGCTGGGACATAAATGAGATCGCTTTTTTCATGCCCCTGCTCTGGAAAACGGACGAGGCAAACCCTTTCACACCCTCTCTCAGTCGAGAGCAATCCCCGGGCACTGACCGCGGAGGACACCTGCCCGCCACCGAGGCAGAGGGGCCAAGCTGGCTAGAGCCCGTGGCTGGGGGTCCCGCCGCGGCCGGGAGAAGCAGCTCCGGGAAGTGGGGCAGAAGTGGACACACGCACTGACATGGACGTGCGCACACGCACGCACACCCAAAGACGGGACACACGTGCACGCACACACGACACTGCCCGGAGAAGAGCCGGCTCTGTCGTCCCGCTCCCGCCCCCCGCCGCAACCTCCCCACCAGCTGCAATGGGGGAAGGACGGCGGGGACCGGGGGTCCTGGCTCCCACACTCACTTTCGTCCTGCCGTTGATTTTGTAGTTGCCCAGCTTGCCGTTGCAGTGTCGGATGAGATCGTCCATGCTGTTCATTAGGAGCCGTATGGTCTGGCAACCCGGCTCCTTGCCCTCCACCCAGGTGATCTTGTCTCCGCGGATGTCCTTCGAGGAGTCGCTTTTTTGGCTGACGAGTTGCCCGTCGGTGAAGCGGCCAGTGTGGTGAAGGGCCCGCACCTCCTGGGCCACTAGCCCGCCCAACTCCTTCCCAAGGAAGTCGTCCACCACGCAAATGCCATGCTTGTTCATGCAGGGCACGATGTACTCCAGTGCCAGCCGCTGCGGCACCAGCGACTTCGTCTGCCCGTTGGGGCGCAACGCGGCCCCGGCGGGTCCCGCCTGCACGCCGCCCGCGTACAGGTTCGACTTGTCCCGGTATAGCAGCACTGCCTCCCCGGAGGGCGATGGGGAAGGGGCCGAGGCCTCCGCCTCACCGCCGGCGGCTGCGGCGGCGACGTGGTTGCTGGTTAGCGGGGTGGTCTCGGCGGGGGCTTCCGGGGGTGGCGGCGCCGCGCCCTTCCCCGCCGCCGCCGAGCTGCCGCATCCCGCCGCGGTCCCGGCGCTTTGGGCGCGGGTCGGCGGGGGGTGCCCGCCGTGGGACTCGGCAGCGCCCCCTGCTGCGGCTGCCGCCGCGCCTCCGCCGCGACAGATGAGCTTGTGCTTCTTCCAGTCCTGGCGCTGGTGCTCCTTGCTGCAGTAAAAGGAGCTGCGGCAGCGCCCGCACCGCAGCAGGTTCTCCATCTTCCCACACAGCTCGCAGTACTGCCGATCCCGCTCACTGCTaccgctgctgccgccgctgctcTCACTGCCGCCTTGGCCGGCCGCGCCGCCGCTGTCATTCGCCATGGCGCTGGTGGTGCAGCCGCAGCCCCACTCCGCCGCCGAGGGGTTATGTAAGGAGGCGGACGGGAGCGGCGCTAACGCGGGCCCCCGCCCGGCCGCGCGAGGAGGGAGCGCTCACTGCATCATGGCCGCCCGGCTTCGCCGCGGTCCCTGCCGCCCTCCGCCGGCCCGCGGCCTCTTCTGAACGAGAGACTGCCGCGGGGGCCCGTGCCGCCCTCTCTGCGCCGTTAACGCCTCTTCATCACCGCCCCgccagcggcggcggcgcggccgaAGAGGTGAGCGGCGGCGGGGTGAGCCGGCTAGCGCGGTGGGGCGGCTGCCTTCTGCTCCCCGCCGGCTTCTCTGCCCAGTGCGCGGGCCGCCGCGGCCGCCGCCTCTCCCTGCCGCGCCTTCGCTGCTGTGTCGGGGCGAGGAGGAGGCGCCACTCTCGCGGCCCGCTTTGCACGTACGCCACTTCCAGCCCGCCAGAGCCGCCGGCGCGTCAAGCGGGCGGGGCCCCATCGCCAGGCGGGCGGGGCCGGGTAGAGTCAGGCCGCGCCGCCGCAGCAGCCGCGGGGCCCGGGCCCAGCCCCGGCGCCGAGCGCAAGGAGAGGCCTTTGGCCGGATCGTGCT includes:
- the EGLN1 gene encoding egl nine homolog 1, yielding MANDSGGAAGQGGSESSGGSSGSSERDRQYCELCGKMENLLRCGRCRSSFYCSKEHQRQDWKKHKLICRGGGAAAAAAGGAAESHGGHPPPTRAQSAGTAAGCGSSAAAGKGAAPPPPEAPAETTPLTSNHVAAAAAGGEAEASAPSPSPSGEAVLLYRDKSNLYAGGVQAGPAGAALRPNGQTKSLVPQRLALEYIVPCMNKHGICVVDDFLGKELGGLVAQEVRALHHTGRFTDGQLVSQKSDSSKDIRGDKITWVEGKEPGCQTIRLLMNSMDDLIRHCNGKLGNYKINGRTKAMVACYPGNGTGYVRHVDNPNGDGRCVTCIYYLNKDWDAKVSGGILRIFPEGKAQFADIEPKFDRLLFFWSDRRNPHEVQPAFATRYAITVWYFDADERARAKVKYLTGEKGVRVELNKPSDSVGKDVL